From Arctopsyche grandis isolate Sample6627 chromosome 12, ASM5162203v2, whole genome shotgun sequence, one genomic window encodes:
- the ND-ASHI gene encoding NADH:ubiquinone oxidoreductase subunit ASHI isoform X1: MSVFRGVLCGVAVGRAASRLRVSARPATPLLVTVRHHWNKDFKAGPYPTTPEERKAAAKKYNLPEEWYEVYPDDGLGYGDYPKLPLVSTEARSDYYPWDYPEFKRNFNEPVHIDEDIINDTRINVSHRYLVPIWEQILWLLGTVAGAFGLYFYFDDYDWKMYHVVLPKQMPHMGEVHYTFESPKSDKK; the protein is encoded by the exons ATGTCGGTGTTTCGCGGTGTCCTCTGCGGCGTGGCGGTCGGGAGGGCGGCTTCCCGGCTGAGGGTCTCCGCCCGTCCCGCGACTCCTTTGCTCGTCACTGTCAGACACC ATTGGAATAAGGATTTCAAGGCGGGTCCATATCCAACTACTCCCGAAGAGCGCAAAGCTGCTGCAAAAAAATATAACCTTCCTGAGGAATGGTACGAAGTATACCCCGACGATGGGCTTGGTTATGGTGATTATCCAAAGCTTCCTTTAGTATCAACTGAAGCAAGGAGCGATTATTATCCTTGGGATTATCCagaatttaaaagaaatttcaACGAACCG gTTCACATAGATGAGGATATAATCAACGATACTCGAATTAATGTATCACACAGATATTTGGTGCCAATATGGGAGCAAATTTTGTGGCTATTGGGAACCGTAGCTGGTGCATTCggtctctatttttattttgatgactATGATTGGAAAATGTACCATGTCGTTCTTCCCAAACAAATGCCACACATGGGAGAGGTTCATTATACTTTTGAATCACCGAAAAGCGATAAAAAGTGa
- the LOC143919871 gene encoding seminal metalloprotease 1-like: MNNFLKYALILSITLTYQCCGIKIARTTEEIRKYAAFLKATVHGKSEEPLNPQMAKFQNAWERSGAFEGDIILTKEQREALIAEYSGMKNSVLSAISLWPNNTMYYHIDERYFTPDQVTLIQKSIDILQKVSCVKIKRRTSNINDYVLIQGADGGCRSKVGYTESGAQILNLNPSKVGTGCFKQGTIIHELLHSLGFYHMQSTYDRDDFVNIVWNKIKPGHEFNFNKYTSSQVTNLGVKYDYSSVLHYSEYSFSIDGSKTIIPIQKTNITIGQREMLSEGDIIKLNKRYKCPGF; encoded by the exons atgaataattttctaaaatatgCATTGATATTAAGTATCACATTGACATATCAATGTTGTGGTATAAAGATCGCCAGAACAACAGAAGAAATCAGAAAATATGCAGCATTTCTTAAAGCTACAGTGCATGGAAAATCGGAAG aacCTCTCAATCCCCAAATGGCGAAGTTTCAAAACGCATGGGAAAGAAGTGGTGCTTTTGAAGGTGATATTATTTTAACGAAAGAACAAAGGGAAGCTTTGATAGCCGAATATTCCGGAATGAAAAATTCAGTACTGAGTGCCATAAGCTTATGGCCCAATAACACTATGTATTATCACATAGACGAAAGATATTTCA CTCCAGATCAAGTGACATTAATTCAAAAATCAATTGATATTCTGCAGAAGGTTTCTTGCGTCAAAATCAAACGTAGAACCTCCAATATCAACGATTACGTTTTAATACAG GGAGCAGATGGAGGGTGCCGATCGAAAGTAGGATATACTGAATCTGGTGCtcagattttgaatttaaaCCCGAGTAAAGTTGGAACTGGTTGTTTTAAACAGGGCACCATTATTCATGAACTGCTGCATTCTCTAGGATTCTACCACATGCAAAGTACTTATGACAGAGATGACTTTGTCAATATCGTTTGGAACAAAATCAAACCTG gccatgaatttaatttcaataaatacacATCTAGCCAAGTTACCAATCTAGGGGTAAAATATGACTATAGTAGCGTGCTTCATTATTCAGAGTATAGTTTCAGTATTGACGGAAGTAAAACAATTATACCGATTCag AAAACTAATATTACTATTGGACAACGTGAAATGTTGAGCGAAGgggatattattaaattaaataaacgttATAAATGTCCTGGATTTtag
- the MED22 gene encoding mediator complex subunit 22 produces MQRSLPQSKEALLKSYTTRLKDDVKSMLENFEEIIKLAKGENESQLSRMTQIEQDTFEMQVRAANIVRAGESLMKLVSDIKQYLILNDFPSVNEAITSNSKLFRTTQQECDQKLMTLRDDIAADLYDLEEEYFTSIYK; encoded by the exons ATGCAAAGAAGCTTGCCACAGTCTAAAGAGGCGTTATTGAAGTCTTATACTACCAGGTTAAAAGATGACGTCAAAAGTATGTTGGAAAATTTCGAAG AAATTATCAAATTAGCCAAAGGCGAGAATGAATCACAATTAAGTCGAATGACTCAAATCGAACAGGATACATTTGAAATGCAAGTACGGGCAGCAAATATTG TGAGAGCCGGTGAATCTTTAATGAAATTAGTTTCCGACATAAAACAGTATCTAATCTTGAACGACTTCCCCTCAGTAAACGAAGCTATcacttcaaattcaaaattgttCAGAACTACACAACAAGAATGCGACCAGAAGTTAATGACTCTTCGAGACGATATTGCTGCTGATTTGTATGACTTAGAAGAGGAATATTTTACTAGCATATACAAATGA
- the LOC143920351 gene encoding seminal metalloprotease 1-like — MKVFAVLVITLSSVINKLSTIPIQRIKKDIDNATLVINNDPSSPLYDVEFDLKEDDLFEGDIILNSKQRKALNQMFSNQRNAMTIPSRLWPNATVHYRIIETHFNPSHISAIQKALNDIQNVSCVKFINHIPPEEKNYITITGNIKGCFSNVGMEGGEQIVNVYPSPMGRKCFRAGSLIHELLHALGFFHMQSTVDRDDYVKIVWENILPDRVHNFAKYTARETSSLGVEYDYESVLHYSNHAFSKNRNKTMIPLKPRKLKMRMGQRKKMTDKDILKLNRLYHCKDKIQPSNIQNTVDDLTVKLQDEFKTINMKFQILNSVSKNTVFVR, encoded by the exons atgaaagtTTTTGCAGTACTGGTTATTACATTGTCATCTGTAATTAATAAACTATCGACAATTCCAATACAACGAATTAAGAAAGATATTGACAATGCAACTCTAGTAATTAATAAtg ATCCTTCATCACCGTTATATGACGTAGAATTTGATTTAAAAGAAGACGATTTATTTGAAGGAGACATTATTCTAAATAGTAAACAAAGAAAAGCACTTAATCAAATGTTTTCTAATCAAAGGAACGCTATGACCATTCCTTCCAGACTCTGGCCAAATGCAACAGTGCATTATAGGATCATAGAAACTCATTTCA ACCCCAGTCACATATCTGCAATCCAAAAGGCATTAAACGACATACAAAATGTCTCTTGCGTAAAATTCATAAATCACATTCCAccagaagaaaaaaattatataactaTAACG GGTAATATAAAAGGTTGTTTTTCAAATGTTGGAATGGAAGGTGGAGAGCAAATTGTGAATGTGTATCCAAGCCCAATGGGAAGGAAATGCTTCCGAGCAGGCAGTTTGATACATGAACTTTTACACGCCTTGGGATTTTTCCATATGCAAAGCACGGTTGATAGAGATGATTATGTAAAAATTGTGTGGGAAAATATATTACCAG ATCGCGTTCACAATTTCGCCAAGTACACTGCTCGTGAAACATCTTCTCTTGGTGTAGAGTATGATTATGAAAGCGTTCTTCACTATTCAAATCATGCTTTtagtaaaaatagaaataaaacaaTGATTCCATTGAAG CcaagaaaattgaaaatgagaatgggacaaagaaaaaaaatgactgataaagatattttaaaattaaacagaCTGTACCATTGTAAAGATAAAATTCAACCTAGCAACATTCAAAACACTGTTGACGACTTAACAGTCAAACTGCAGGatgaatttaaaacaattaatatGAAGTTTCAAATATTGAATAGTGTATCTAAAAATACAGTATTCGTaagataa
- the LOC143919521 gene encoding seminal metalloprotease 1-like, whose product MKYFAFLLLVCIAYTHAGTIRTSKDINDYAEFLKKSVNGKPQAPAIPELEELQPEWERSGKFEGDILLTENQIDELVDEYSGVRNAITNQNRLWPNRVVVYNINKSYFTSAQVKAIEDGIAEMARLSCLIFKERTPGDRDYINIEGKTGGCFATVGYNANGAQTLNLQPYTPGSGCFRHGTIVHEFLHGIGFYHMQSTHDRDDFVRIVWDKIQPGTEHNFNKYTSSQVTNLNTVYDYGSVMHYSEYGFSTDGSKTIVPLKTTSETIGQRVQMSQRDITKLNRLYNCPGF is encoded by the exons ATGAAATATTTCGCGTTTCTTTTATTGGTATGCATTGCATACACTCATGCTGGAACCATCAGAACTTCCAAAGACATCAATGACTATGctgaatttctaaaaaaatccgTGAATGGAAAACCACAAG CACCCGCTATACCTGAGTTGGAAGAATTACAACCAGAATGGGAACGAAGCGGAAAGTTCGAAGGAGATATTCTTTTGACTGAAAATCAAATTGATGAACTCGTTGATGAATATTCAGGTGTAAGAAACGCTATAACCAACCAGAATCGATTGTGGCCTAATAGAGTCGTAGTATACAACATTAACAAATCGTATTTCA CAAGTGCCCAAGTTAAAGCAATCGAAGATGGTATTGCTGAGATGGCTCGTCTTTCCTGCCTCATTTTCAAAGAAAGGACACCCGGAGACAGAGATTACATCAATATTGAG GGAAAAACTGGTGGTTGCTTTGCTACTGTTGGATACAATGCGAATGGTGCTCAAACATTAAATTTACAACCATACACACCAGGATCTGGATGCTTCCGTCATGGAACTATTGTCCACGAATTCTTGCACGGTATTGGATTCTACCATATGCAGAGCACACATGACAGAGATGACTTTGTGAGAATTGTCTGGGACAAAATTCAGCCag GAACTGAACACAACTTCAACAAATATACTTCTTCACAAGTGACCAATCTTAATACTGTATACGATTACGGAAGTGTGATGCATTATTCGGAATATGGCTTCAGCACCGATGGAAGCAAAACTATTGTTCCTCTCAAG ACAACTTCAGAGACTATTGGACAACGAGTCCAAATGAGCCAAAGAGATATTACAAAATTGAATAGATTGTACAATTGCCCTGGATTTTAG
- the LOC143919606 gene encoding calcyclin-binding protein-like: protein MATANKMAEIKIDIEELESLKKQATRRYVSDLLSLEIRKLETQLSKLHDDRINESAAALANNVITEKSDSKRYQIKLNGYGWDQSDKFVKVFVTLKNAQTLASENVYCNLTENSMELNVKDLDNKDYVLVINKLLNHVNVKASYWKQKTDMVVVFLSKSIPGTNWSHMTEIEKRFDENKANKFKTDNMDGKGPQDSLMGLMKNMYESGDDDMKRMIKKAWTEGQDKQASARSMDF from the exons ATGGCGACCGCTAATAAGATGGCGGAG ataaaaatcgatattgaGGAGCTAGAATCGTTGAAGAAACAGGCCACTCGAAGATATGTCAGTGATCTGCTATCTCTGGAAATACGAAAGTTGGAGACACAGCTTTCAAAGCTGCACGATGATCGAATCAATGAATCGGCAGCGGCACTTGCAAATAATGTAATCACTGAAAAGTCTGATAGTAAACGATACCAAATAAAGCTGAATGGATATG GTTGGGACCAATCTGATAAATTTGTGAAGGTTTTTGTCACTTTGAAAAATGCCCAAACGTTAGCCAGCGAGAATGTTTACTGTAACCTCACTGAAAATTCGATGGAGCTTAATGTGAAAGATCTGGATAATAAAGATTATGTATTGGTCATAAACAAATTGTTGAACCACGTAAATGTCAAGGCTAGTTACTGGAAACAAAAAACTG ATATGGTGGTCGTATTTCTCTCTAAATCGATTCCAGGAACAAATTGGTCACACATGACAGAAATAGAAAAGCGTTTTGATGAAAATAAGGCTAATAAATTCAAAACGGACAACATGGATGGAAAAGGTCCTCAAGACTCTCTCATGGGATTGatgaaaaatat gtATGAATCTGGCGATGACGATATGAAACGAATGATCAAAAAGGCTTGGACAGAGGGTCAGGACAAACAAGCATCGGCAAGATCCatggatttttaa
- the ND-ASHI gene encoding NADH:ubiquinone oxidoreductase subunit ASHI isoform X2, translating to MIIDWNKDFKAGPYPTTPEERKAAAKKYNLPEEWYEVYPDDGLGYGDYPKLPLVSTEARSDYYPWDYPEFKRNFNEPVHIDEDIINDTRINVSHRYLVPIWEQILWLLGTVAGAFGLYFYFDDYDWKMYHVVLPKQMPHMGEVHYTFESPKSDKK from the exons atgaTTATAGATTGGAATAAGGATTTCAAGGCGGGTCCATATCCAACTACTCCCGAAGAGCGCAAAGCTGCTGCAAAAAAATATAACCTTCCTGAGGAATGGTACGAAGTATACCCCGACGATGGGCTTGGTTATGGTGATTATCCAAAGCTTCCTTTAGTATCAACTGAAGCAAGGAGCGATTATTATCCTTGGGATTATCCagaatttaaaagaaatttcaACGAACCG gTTCACATAGATGAGGATATAATCAACGATACTCGAATTAATGTATCACACAGATATTTGGTGCCAATATGGGAGCAAATTTTGTGGCTATTGGGAACCGTAGCTGGTGCATTCggtctctatttttattttgatgactATGATTGGAAAATGTACCATGTCGTTCTTCCCAAACAAATGCCACACATGGGAGAGGTTCATTATACTTTTGAATCACCGAAAAGCGATAAAAAGTGa